Proteins from a single region of Pseudodesulfovibrio portus:
- a CDS encoding CDP-alcohol phosphatidyltransferase family protein has translation MDYANKEERKAQRAFAAIRDKVFSPVIGLLLKIGVTPNQVSLAGVAVLALTCLLPASQVSMAAGGMALYVLFDGIDGPLARRLDIAHAGGALVDIVADHMGVVFVSAAAIHHVGAWGPAMVVFACAYLLFIGLVVYANALGIVLRRFVRIKYVFFLLYLGSLYFERDLVTYFCGLCAAYYLVELFEALRRIYIYHDTHPEGPGGEAD, from the coding sequence ATGGATTATGCCAACAAGGAAGAGCGCAAGGCGCAAAGGGCCTTTGCCGCCATACGAGACAAGGTTTTTTCCCCGGTCATCGGGTTGTTGCTGAAGATCGGGGTGACGCCCAACCAGGTGTCCCTGGCCGGGGTTGCGGTCCTGGCCCTGACATGCCTGCTGCCCGCTTCCCAGGTTTCCATGGCCGCCGGGGGAATGGCGTTGTACGTCCTCTTCGACGGCATCGACGGTCCCCTGGCCAGGCGGCTGGATATCGCCCACGCCGGGGGCGCGCTGGTGGACATCGTCGCGGACCACATGGGCGTGGTCTTCGTGTCCGCCGCGGCCATTCATCACGTCGGCGCCTGGGGCCCGGCCATGGTGGTCTTTGCCTGCGCCTACCTGCTGTTCATCGGGCTTGTGGTCTACGCCAACGCCCTGGGCATCGTCCTGCGCCGGTTCGTCCGCATCAAATACGTTTTCTTTCTTCTTTACCTCGGCTCCCTCTACTTCGAGCGGGACCTGGTGACGTATTTCTGCGGCCTGTGCGCCGCCTACTACCTGGTCGAGTTGTTCGAGGCCCTGAGACGTATTTACATATACCACGACACCCACCCCGAAGGTCCGGGGGGCGAAGCGGATTAA
- a CDS encoding RlmE family RNA methyltransferase, translated as MKQYQDKYFKRAKKENYAARSVYKLKEMDKKFQLFRKGQTVLDLGAAPGSWTQFAGERVGREGRVLAVDIQDTRHGFADNITFLQADVFSDSPELLEAMEPLAPFDVIISDMAPKTTGIKFADQANSLELCEKAFEVALKHLKKGGSFAVKIFEGGEINDYRNLIRPHFGKIKNFKPHSSRAESKEIFIVALGFKGNDG; from the coding sequence ATGAAACAATACCAGGACAAGTACTTCAAACGGGCCAAAAAGGAAAATTACGCTGCCCGTTCGGTTTACAAGCTCAAGGAGATGGATAAGAAATTCCAGCTCTTTCGCAAGGGGCAGACCGTGCTCGACCTCGGTGCGGCCCCCGGTTCCTGGACCCAGTTCGCCGGGGAGCGGGTGGGTCGCGAGGGCCGCGTGCTCGCCGTGGACATCCAGGACACCCGGCACGGCTTTGCGGACAACATCACTTTTTTGCAGGCCGACGTGTTCTCGGATTCGCCGGAACTGCTCGAGGCCATGGAACCGCTGGCGCCCTTCGACGTCATTATCAGCGACATGGCCCCGAAGACAACCGGAATCAAGTTCGCGGATCAGGCCAACTCCCTGGAACTGTGCGAAAAGGCCTTTGAGGTGGCGTTGAAGCATCTCAAGAAGGGCGGCAGCTTCGCGGTCAAGATATTCGAGGGCGGCGAGATCAACGACTACCGGAATCTGATTCGTCCCCATTTCGGCAAGATCAAGAATTTCAAGCCCCACAGCTCGCGTGCCGAATCCAAGGAAATCTTCATCGTCGCGCTTGGCTTTAAAGGCAATGACGGTTAA
- the ruvA gene encoding Holliday junction branch migration protein RuvA, with the protein MIGYLQGTLLSADEKGLILLTPGGVGYEVAAPTSVIAKLPGKGGDVALFVHTQVAEKAIDLYGFLDSDDLDLFRTLISIDKLGPKKAMAILSMFDAAHLREVAFREDVTTLSTVPGIGPKSAKQILWHLKDKVDKLQSVTAGAKSAAPQGPQGEYLDTLAGLKGLGYAEDEIRPMIIDVFDAEPDLDAAGAIRAVLKKINAARS; encoded by the coding sequence ATGATCGGATATCTTCAGGGGACGCTCCTGTCCGCCGACGAAAAGGGACTGATCCTGCTCACGCCCGGCGGGGTGGGGTACGAGGTGGCCGCGCCCACTTCGGTCATCGCCAAACTGCCCGGCAAGGGCGGCGACGTGGCGCTGTTCGTCCACACCCAGGTCGCGGAAAAGGCCATCGACCTGTACGGGTTTCTGGACAGCGACGACCTGGACCTGTTCCGGACCCTCATTTCCATCGACAAACTCGGTCCCAAGAAGGCCATGGCCATCCTGTCCATGTTCGACGCGGCCCACCTGCGCGAGGTCGCCTTCCGCGAGGACGTGACCACCCTGTCGACGGTGCCGGGCATCGGGCCCAAGTCGGCCAAGCAGATTCTCTGGCACCTCAAGGACAAGGTCGACAAGCTGCAGTCCGTGACCGCGGGCGCCAAGTCCGCCGCGCCGCAGGGACCGCAGGGCGAATATCTCGACACCCTTGCGGGCCTCAAGGGGTTGGGCTACGCTGAGGACGAGATTCGACCCATGATCATCGACGTCTTCGATGCAGAACCCGACCTCGACGCCGCCGGAGCCATCCGCGCGGTGCTCAAGAAAATCAACGCGGCACGCTCATGA
- a CDS encoding aldehyde ferredoxin oxidoreductase family protein → MTKLFGWTGVVLHIDLTTGQATREHPDPSVYRAFLGGKGLAGHYLRPHATRETDDPALPLLIFAGPLNATIAPTSGRATIMSRSPLTGGICDDSVGGRLGTQLKRAGYDGLVITGRSDVPCGIEISDGDVRISGTDLWGRTSDRVFDRLESAIPKGASLACIGPASENGSPLGSILVDRRHAAGRGGLGMVMAAKNLKHFTIKGTGKVRVHDKNGLKEAREEILRLTAASPVLLGRHGFSCWGTGSIFDLMDSRRMMPTDNFRRTRFENAASLNAAAYKKRFSPRRHGCTGCHIMCKKIADDGRTMPEFETMSHFTALVGNTDMELVMEANELCNGLGLDTISAGSTLACLREITGRDFTPETLLDGIREMARGGDLGQGALHLAETMGRPDAAMTVKGMELPAYDPRGAYGMSLAYAVSTRGGCHLRAYPISHEILRKPVATDRFSFSGKARIIKISEDMNAAVDSLTACKFTFFAASLEEYAKAFTAVTGVDMTGFELLEIGERIYYNERIMNAANGFDAADDDLPQRFFTEPGTSGGGVDIRPLDRETFLEARRSYYFIRGLDEDGLPTEAKTRELELD, encoded by the coding sequence ATGACAAAACTGTTCGGCTGGACCGGCGTGGTCCTGCACATCGACCTGACCACAGGGCAGGCCACCCGTGAACATCCCGACCCGTCCGTGTACCGCGCCTTCCTCGGCGGCAAGGGGCTGGCGGGCCACTACCTGCGCCCGCACGCCACCCGCGAAACCGATGACCCGGCCCTGCCCCTGCTCATCTTCGCGGGTCCGCTGAACGCGACCATAGCTCCCACATCCGGGCGGGCCACCATCATGTCCCGCTCACCCCTGACGGGCGGCATCTGCGACGATTCCGTGGGCGGCAGGCTCGGCACCCAGCTCAAGCGCGCCGGGTACGACGGCCTGGTCATCACCGGCAGGAGCGATGTCCCATGCGGCATTGAAATTTCCGACGGTGATGTCCGCATCTCCGGAACCGACCTGTGGGGCCGGACCTCGGACCGAGTCTTCGACAGGCTCGAATCCGCCATTCCCAAAGGCGCGTCCCTGGCCTGCATCGGCCCAGCCTCCGAAAACGGCTCGCCCCTGGGCTCCATACTGGTGGACCGCCGCCACGCTGCCGGGCGCGGCGGGCTCGGAATGGTCATGGCCGCCAAGAACCTCAAGCATTTCACCATAAAGGGCACGGGCAAGGTCCGGGTCCACGACAAAAACGGGCTCAAGGAGGCGCGGGAGGAGATACTCCGCCTGACCGCCGCCTCCCCGGTGCTGCTCGGCCGGCACGGCTTTTCCTGCTGGGGCACGGGGTCCATCTTCGACCTCATGGACTCGCGGCGCATGATGCCCACCGACAACTTCCGCAGGACCCGGTTCGAAAACGCGGCCAGCCTCAACGCCGCCGCCTACAAGAAACGGTTCTCCCCCCGCAGGCACGGCTGCACCGGCTGCCATATCATGTGCAAGAAGATCGCCGACGACGGGCGGACCATGCCGGAATTCGAGACCATGTCCCACTTCACGGCCCTTGTCGGCAACACGGACATGGAGCTGGTCATGGAGGCCAACGAGCTCTGCAACGGGTTGGGGCTGGACACCATCTCCGCCGGGTCCACCCTGGCCTGCCTGCGCGAGATCACGGGCCGCGACTTCACGCCGGAGACACTGCTCGACGGGATACGGGAGATGGCCCGGGGCGGCGACCTCGGCCAGGGCGCGCTCCATCTGGCCGAAACCATGGGCAGGCCTGACGCGGCCATGACGGTCAAGGGTATGGAGCTGCCCGCCTACGACCCGCGCGGGGCCTACGGCATGTCCCTGGCCTACGCCGTGAGCACGCGCGGCGGCTGCCATCTGCGCGCCTACCCCATCAGCCACGAGATTCTGCGCAAGCCCGTGGCAACCGACCGCTTCTCCTTTTCCGGCAAGGCGCGCATCATCAAGATCAGCGAGGACATGAACGCGGCGGTGGACTCCCTGACCGCGTGCAAGTTCACCTTTTTCGCGGCCAGCCTGGAGGAATACGCCAAGGCGTTCACAGCGGTCACCGGCGTTGACATGACCGGCTTCGAGCTGCTCGAAATCGGCGAACGCATCTACTACAACGAACGGATCATGAACGCGGCCAACGGGTTCGACGCCGCGGACGACGACCTGCCCCAACGATTCTTCACCGAGCCCGGCACCTCCGGCGGCGGCGTGGACATCCGCCCCCTCGACAGGGAAACGTTCCTTGAGGCCCGGCGCAGCTACTATTTCATCCGGGGCCTCGACGAGGACGGTCTGCCCACCGAGGCCAAAACCCGCGAACTGGAACTGGATTGA
- the ruvB gene encoding Holliday junction branch migration DNA helicase RuvB — protein sequence MSKCTIPEENVRPRRLAEFIGQDDLRANLDVFIRATRERERAMDHTLFYGNPGLGKTTLARIMASELGVNMVSTSGPVMERSGDLAAILTNLERGDILFIDEIHRMPPTVEEVLYPAMEDFQIDLVIGSGPGARTVKLDLEPFTLVGATTRLGLLTSPLRDRFGCIFRIEFYSPEELGLIVQRSASILDVTVDEGGALAIGRRARGTPRIANRLLRRVRDYALVHGNGVITMDLAESSLERLEVDEFGLDNMDRKILSLMIENFNGGPVGLKTIAAACAEEVRTIEDIYEPYLIQCGFLKRTPRGRVATAKAYQHLKMRMEDDQHRLV from the coding sequence ATGAGCAAATGTACCATCCCTGAGGAAAACGTCCGACCCCGGCGTCTTGCCGAGTTCATCGGCCAGGATGACCTGCGCGCCAACCTGGATGTGTTCATCAGGGCCACCCGCGAACGCGAGCGGGCCATGGACCACACCCTTTTTTACGGCAACCCCGGCCTGGGCAAGACCACGCTGGCCCGGATCATGGCCTCGGAACTCGGGGTGAACATGGTTTCCACCTCCGGCCCGGTCATGGAGCGAAGCGGCGATCTGGCCGCCATCCTGACCAACCTGGAGCGCGGCGACATCCTGTTCATCGACGAGATACACCGCATGCCGCCCACCGTGGAGGAGGTCCTCTACCCGGCCATGGAGGATTTCCAGATCGACCTTGTCATCGGGTCCGGCCCGGGCGCGCGCACGGTCAAGCTCGACCTGGAGCCGTTCACCCTGGTGGGAGCCACCACCCGACTCGGCCTGCTCACCTCGCCGTTGCGCGACCGGTTCGGCTGCATTTTCCGTATCGAGTTCTATTCGCCCGAGGAGCTTGGACTCATTGTCCAGCGGTCGGCCTCGATCCTCGACGTCACCGTGGACGAGGGGGGCGCGTTGGCCATCGGGCGCAGGGCGCGCGGCACCCCGCGCATCGCCAACCGGCTGCTCCGCCGGGTGCGCGACTACGCCCTGGTGCACGGCAACGGCGTGATCACCATGGACCTGGCCGAGTCCTCCCTGGAACGCCTGGAAGTGGACGAGTTCGGGCTGGACAACATGGACCGCAAGATTCTTTCCCTCATGATTGAGAATTTCAACGGCGGCCCGGTGGGCCTCAAGACCATTGCCGCCGCCTGCGCCGAAGAGGTCAGGACCATCGAGGACATCTACGAACCCTATCTCATCCAGTGCGGTTTTCTCAAACGGACCCCGCGCGGCCGGGTGGCCACGGCCAAGGCCTACCAGCATCTCAAGATGCGCATGGAAGACGACCAGCACAGGCTGGTGTGA
- a CDS encoding class II aldolase/adducin family protein: MKSLCEKYAAKLAAQRLADPGEPLIGGLDAELAWNREDPRTAELAKVFDLLSINSLVFSRPAEPYAAIIDFLASRHPETIRPQDTETRTFLHDIPVCREFTGEAVAAHLKKRKSVIIPGQGIASFGTVTPEQGFVFYSSTIFSCFVLFFSEYLARARAGTLDDEYREVFASVSAGLSDPCTEPPALAAGPLETEDQALAAMAEAGRAVVGYGLVDSFFGNISCRLNDVVHISQTGSSLDELEGCIDPCPMDGSATTGLTASSELSAHEDVYRRSDYRCILHGHPKFSVIMSMDCARIDCPNRGQCHIKCTECRTMDGVPIVPGEVGTGPTGLCNTLPPAMARTGAALVHGHGVFTAGATDFNEAFIRLLDIENRSRQRYFETVKAHE, from the coding sequence ATGAAATCCCTGTGCGAGAAATACGCGGCCAAGCTGGCGGCCCAACGCCTGGCCGACCCCGGCGAGCCGCTCATCGGCGGCCTGGACGCGGAGTTGGCGTGGAACCGGGAGGACCCGCGCACTGCGGAACTGGCCAAGGTCTTCGACCTGCTGTCCATCAACTCCCTGGTCTTTTCCCGGCCCGCCGAGCCATACGCCGCCATCATCGACTTCCTAGCCTCGCGCCACCCGGAGACCATCCGGCCCCAAGACACCGAGACGCGGACCTTTCTGCACGACATCCCGGTCTGCAGGGAGTTCACGGGCGAAGCCGTTGCCGCGCACCTGAAAAAGCGCAAATCCGTGATCATCCCCGGCCAGGGCATCGCTTCCTTCGGCACGGTCACCCCGGAACAGGGATTCGTCTTCTATTCGTCCACCATATTCTCCTGCTTCGTGCTCTTCTTTTCGGAATACCTGGCCCGCGCAAGGGCCGGGACCCTGGACGACGAATACCGCGAGGTGTTCGCCTCGGTCTCGGCTGGCTTGTCCGACCCGTGCACGGAGCCGCCCGCGCTGGCCGCCGGACCGCTTGAAACCGAGGACCAGGCGCTGGCCGCCATGGCCGAGGCCGGACGCGCCGTGGTGGGCTACGGACTGGTGGACTCCTTCTTCGGCAACATCTCCTGTCGGCTGAACGACGTGGTCCACATCTCCCAGACCGGCAGCTCCCTGGACGAACTCGAGGGGTGCATCGACCCCTGCCCCATGGACGGCTCCGCAACCACCGGGCTGACCGCGTCCTCGGAGTTGTCCGCCCACGAGGATGTCTACCGCCGGTCCGACTACCGGTGCATCCTGCACGGGCACCCCAAGTTCTCGGTCATCATGTCCATGGACTGCGCCCGCATCGACTGCCCGAACCGGGGCCAATGTCACATCAAGTGCACCGAATGCCGGACCATGGACGGCGTGCCCATCGTACCCGGAGAGGTCGGCACCGGCCCCACCGGGCTGTGCAACACCCTGCCCCCGGCCATGGCCCGGACCGGCGCGGCCCTGGTCCACGGCCACGGCGTATTCACGGCAGGGGCCACGGACTTCAACGAAGCCTTTATCCGGCTGCTGGACATTGAAAACCGGAGCCGACAACGCTATTTCGAAACGGTGAAAGCCCATGAATAA
- a CDS encoding YebC/PmpR family DNA-binding transcriptional regulator, with protein sequence MAGHSKWANIQHRKGRQDAKKAKFFTKAAKDIILAAKAGGGNPEDNSALRLAIQKAKAVNLPKDKIDNAIKKGTGELAGGDILEILYEGYAPGGVAMLVEVCTDNKNRVVAEIRHAFTKHGGNMAEAGAVSYMFNKKGVIVFDKEKYSEDDLMEVGLEAGAEDIVDDGEVFTVYTEPGDFMAVQQAFTDAGMEFNSAEVSQVPENLIEVDEATGRKVMNLYDTLEDNDDTQNIYMNADFPEGLFDDE encoded by the coding sequence ATGGCCGGACATAGTAAATGGGCAAACATTCAGCACCGCAAGGGGCGTCAGGACGCCAAGAAGGCGAAATTTTTCACCAAGGCAGCCAAGGACATCATTCTGGCCGCCAAGGCCGGCGGCGGCAATCCGGAAGACAACTCCGCCCTCAGGCTGGCGATCCAGAAGGCCAAGGCCGTGAACCTGCCCAAGGACAAGATCGACAATGCCATCAAGAAGGGAACCGGCGAGCTGGCCGGCGGTGACATCCTGGAGATCCTGTACGAGGGGTATGCGCCCGGCGGCGTGGCCATGCTGGTCGAGGTCTGCACCGACAACAAGAACCGCGTGGTGGCAGAAATCAGGCACGCCTTCACCAAGCACGGCGGCAACATGGCCGAGGCCGGAGCCGTGTCCTACATGTTCAACAAGAAGGGCGTGATCGTTTTCGACAAGGAGAAGTACTCCGAGGACGACCTCATGGAAGTCGGCCTGGAGGCCGGTGCCGAGGACATCGTCGATGACGGCGAGGTGTTCACCGTATACACCGAGCCCGGCGATTTCATGGCCGTGCAGCAGGCCTTCACCGACGCGGGCATGGAATTCAATTCCGCCGAAGTGAGCCAGGTGCCCGAGAACCTGATCGAGGTCGACGAGGCCACCGGCCGCAAGGTCATGAATCTCTACGACACCCTTGAAGACAACGACGACACCCAGAATATCTACATGAACGCCGACTTCCCCGAAGGGCTGTTCGACGACGAGTAG
- a CDS encoding PHP domain-containing protein: protein MRRSGIDFVASTEHSFKKPLEACLRLEETARGLKTKIIPGVEAVSCEGVDVIFLYRTSDDLRRGLSRLQTFRWSTRDVARIARDTDAVTIVPHPFHIGKSSAGNLLSHRAYQRLLRMSDYVEIHNGSALAVERRLSRSRVKSFFKEARLKLDKTLNLPEEDRGEGLGWAISSDAHYPGEQYIVGKTDLVMAQDEDVFDFLKQRIRFEFQSVLELSEGSIRSNTKLLRSFQGVIKEGLIKEYLRTVGRARLLATLGIYYGIFPGS from the coding sequence ATGCGGCGTTCGGGAATCGACTTCGTGGCCTCCACGGAGCATTCGTTCAAGAAGCCGCTGGAAGCCTGCCTGCGCCTGGAAGAGACGGCCCGTGGTCTCAAGACCAAGATTATCCCCGGCGTTGAGGCGGTCTCCTGCGAAGGGGTGGACGTCATCTTCCTGTACCGCACCTCCGACGACCTGCGCCGGGGTTTGAGCCGGTTGCAGACATTTCGTTGGTCCACCCGGGATGTTGCCCGAATCGCCCGCGACACCGACGCCGTGACCATCGTCCCCCATCCGTTTCATATCGGGAAATCCTCGGCCGGAAACCTGCTGTCCCACAGGGCGTATCAGCGTCTGCTCAGGATGAGCGACTACGTGGAGATTCACAACGGGTCCGCCCTGGCCGTGGAGCGGCGTCTTTCCAGAAGCCGCGTGAAGTCGTTTTTCAAGGAAGCACGGCTGAAGCTGGACAAGACGCTCAACCTGCCCGAGGAGGACAGGGGTGAAGGGCTTGGCTGGGCCATCAGCAGCGACGCCCACTATCCGGGGGAACAATACATCGTGGGCAAGACGGATCTGGTCATGGCGCAGGACGAAGATGTTTTCGATTTCCTGAAGCAACGCATCCGGTTCGAATTTCAGTCGGTCCTTGAGTTGTCCGAGGGTTCCATCAGGAGCAACACCAAGCTCTTGCGGAGCTTCCAGGGCGTGATCAAGGAAGGCCTCATCAAGGAATATCTCAGGACGGTTGGACGGGCCAGGCTGCTGGCAACGCTTGGCATCTACTACGGAATCTTCCCCGGTTCATAG
- a CDS encoding CPBP family intramembrane glutamic endopeptidase, with amino-acid sequence MNNLTRPTGKSTSAFILLTLGVTWAMEFALISGGMRFDDMSELNTPALWLLAVMMVPGTVAVLTARFIEGVPFSEMRDNLGLRFGTSVGPYFLAVLLIPLVFAVIYGLTWAMGLSGFDPTAGELDEDFLLQVALPLSMVLGPLINLIFGIGEEVGWRGFLLPRLLPMGKANAYLVLGVIWGLWHAPLVWAGFNYPGYPMNGIAMMCVLSVAFGFFLNEMTLHYQSSILAGFIHGAFNAQGFGVWLWIFPDVHPILGGPFGLVGAACWLVLGLVTTWTLARLKSD; translated from the coding sequence ATGAATAACCTGACCCGACCGACCGGCAAGTCCACTTCGGCCTTCATCCTCCTGACCCTGGGCGTGACCTGGGCCATGGAGTTCGCCCTGATCTCGGGGGGCATGCGATTTGACGACATGAGCGAGCTGAACACGCCCGCCCTGTGGCTCCTGGCGGTAATGATGGTGCCGGGCACCGTGGCCGTACTCACGGCCCGGTTCATCGAGGGCGTGCCCTTTTCCGAAATGCGGGACAACCTGGGACTCCGGTTCGGCACGTCCGTCGGTCCCTATTTCCTGGCCGTCCTGCTCATCCCGCTGGTCTTTGCCGTGATCTACGGCCTCACCTGGGCCATGGGGCTGTCCGGATTCGACCCCACGGCCGGGGAGCTGGACGAGGATTTCCTCTTGCAGGTGGCCCTGCCCCTGTCCATGGTGCTGGGGCCGCTCATCAATCTGATCTTCGGCATCGGCGAGGAGGTCGGATGGCGGGGGTTTCTCCTCCCCCGGCTCCTGCCCATGGGCAAGGCGAACGCCTACCTGGTGCTCGGCGTGATCTGGGGGCTGTGGCACGCGCCGCTCGTCTGGGCGGGATTCAACTACCCGGGCTACCCGATGAACGGCATAGCCATGATGTGCGTGCTGTCCGTGGCCTTCGGCTTCTTCCTCAACGAGATGACCCTGCACTACCAATCGTCCATCCTGGCCGGATTCATCCACGGCGCGTTCAACGCCCAGGGGTTCGGGGTATGGCTCTGGATCTTCCCGGACGTGCACCCCATCCTCGGCGGCCCCTTCGGCCTGGTGGGCGCGGCCTGCTGGCTGGTCCTCGGGCTCGTCACCACCTGGACCCTTGCCCGGCTGAAGTCCGACTGA
- the ruvC gene encoding crossover junction endodeoxyribonuclease RuvC, translating into MADNGLIVLGLDPGTRVTGYGIVREISGQAELVATGTIRTPAKKDMATRMGVIFDKLQELIRLHSPVEAAIESVFVSKNPSSAIKLGQARGVCMAACATNNIPMGEYEPTKVKKNLVGVGSAPKSQVAFMVAHCLGIKKPDWPEDASDALAIAICHLNERRMRKLTGR; encoded by the coding sequence ATGGCGGACAACGGCCTGATCGTGCTCGGCCTCGACCCCGGAACGCGGGTCACGGGCTACGGTATCGTCCGGGAAATCTCGGGTCAGGCCGAACTGGTGGCCACCGGCACCATCCGCACCCCGGCGAAGAAGGACATGGCGACCCGCATGGGCGTAATTTTCGACAAGCTGCAGGAGCTGATCCGGCTCCATTCGCCCGTGGAAGCGGCCATCGAAAGCGTGTTCGTATCAAAAAACCCCTCGTCGGCCATCAAGTTGGGCCAGGCGAGGGGTGTTTGCATGGCGGCCTGTGCCACCAACAACATCCCCATGGGCGAGTACGAACCCACCAAGGTGAAGAAGAACCTGGTGGGCGTGGGCAGCGCCCCCAAGTCCCAGGTGGCCTTCATGGTCGCCCACTGCCTGGGCATCAAGAAGCCCGACTGGCCCGAGGATGCCTCGGACGCCCTGGCCATCGCCATCTGCCATCTCAACGAGCGCAGGATGCGAAAACTGACCGGCAGATGA
- a CDS encoding glycosyltransferase family protein, with translation MPRPSHLLATDELGLTKSMPAARELFEWRTSPKPYEAPVIFLGLGPEPEKLPAWFDLPGDKVVFFLECQSFADQVENWEERVPDNFQRITTDEFTGESSANAHVVRYLPAQRGFPTYFAPLTARLTLGAAKPARLDKTVWIPVADDDLLCRELAQAFRDTGHTVVMIDHDSLGKHPGKALPDLLAQGAPDLFFSVNFKGLDPFGLGHAILREAGVKVGIWLVDNPFNLLTAVKSGYWKNAKLFVTDHSFIGPLIGEGARWATHLPLAASPALFETGGELPAHAEGIEKRLIFVGRSQFPDRDKFFAGLTVPADLEAAAGAGRPGQRFDYHWWREHMDIAPLWPGNAVRGIGAGAEWAGRRWKRECLGACGRVVIFGDDGWKDLDNPDADVRGPVDYYAHLPAVYRSAAVTLNVTGMQLPAGLTQRHFDVWCAGGFLITDANPGLNIFPDELVAPIRFSRPDGIRDLYLEFREETRAKQELREAWKTCILADHTYAARVQTVIAALDL, from the coding sequence ATGCCACGACCCAGCCATCTCCTCGCGACCGACGAACTCGGCCTGACCAAATCCATGCCGGCGGCCAGGGAATTGTTCGAATGGCGGACGAGCCCCAAACCGTACGAGGCCCCGGTGATCTTCCTCGGCCTCGGCCCGGAACCCGAGAAGCTCCCTGCCTGGTTCGACCTGCCCGGCGACAAGGTGGTTTTCTTCCTGGAATGCCAATCCTTTGCCGACCAGGTCGAGAACTGGGAAGAGCGGGTGCCGGACAATTTCCAGCGCATCACGACGGACGAATTCACCGGCGAGTCCTCCGCCAACGCCCACGTGGTCCGCTACCTGCCCGCCCAGCGAGGCTTCCCCACCTATTTCGCCCCGCTCACCGCCCGGCTCACCCTGGGGGCGGCCAAACCGGCCAGGCTCGACAAGACGGTCTGGATTCCCGTGGCCGACGACGACCTGCTCTGCCGGGAGCTGGCGCAGGCCTTCCGCGACACGGGCCACACCGTGGTCATGATCGACCACGACAGCCTGGGCAAACATCCGGGGAAAGCCCTTCCCGACCTCCTGGCCCAAGGCGCGCCCGATCTCTTTTTCTCCGTGAACTTCAAGGGGCTGGACCCATTCGGCCTTGGCCACGCCATCCTGCGCGAGGCAGGCGTCAAGGTCGGCATCTGGCTGGTGGACAACCCCTTCAACCTGCTCACCGCCGTCAAGTCAGGGTACTGGAAGAACGCCAAGCTCTTCGTCACGGACCACAGCTTCATCGGCCCGCTCATCGGCGAGGGCGCGCGCTGGGCCACCCACCTGCCCCTGGCCGCCTCCCCCGCCCTGTTCGAGACCGGCGGGGAACTTCCCGCCCACGCCGAGGGGATCGAGAAACGCCTGATTTTCGTGGGCCGTTCCCAGTTCCCGGACAGGGACAAGTTCTTTGCCGGGCTGACCGTCCCCGCCGACCTCGAGGCGGCGGCAGGCGCGGGCCGCCCAGGCCAACGGTTCGACTACCACTGGTGGCGGGAACACATGGATATCGCCCCGCTCTGGCCCGGCAACGCGGTACGCGGAATCGGCGCGGGCGCGGAATGGGCCGGGCGCAGATGGAAACGGGAATGCCTTGGCGCGTGCGGGCGGGTCGTCATCTTCGGCGACGACGGCTGGAAGGACCTCGACAACCCGGACGCCGACGTGCGCGGCCCGGTGGACTACTACGCCCACCTGCCCGCAGTCTACCGATCCGCAGCCGTGACCCTGAACGTCACGGGCATGCAGCTCCCGGCCGGACTGACCCAGCGCCATTTCGACGTCTGGTGCGCGGGCGGCTTCCTGATCACAGACGCCAACCCGGGCCTGAACATCTTCCCCGACGAACTGGTCGCGCCAATCCGGTTCAGCCGTCCCGACGGCATCCGCGACCTCTATCTCGAATTCCGCGAGGAAACACGCGCCAAACAGGAACTGCGCGAAGCCTGGAAAACATGCATCCTGGCCGATCACACCTATGCCGCCCGGGTGCAAACCGTGATCGCGGCCCTTGACCTGTAG
- a CDS encoding rubredoxin: MDKWECPCGYVYDPAEGDPENNIAIGTKFEDLPEDWVCPQCGAEKEYFEKL, translated from the coding sequence ATGGACAAATGGGAATGCCCGTGCGGTTATGTCTACGACCCGGCTGAAGGCGATCCTGAGAACAACATCGCCATCGGCACCAAGTTCGAGGACCTGCCCGAAGACTGGGTTTGCCCCCAGTGCGGCGCGGAAAAGGAATACTTCGAGAAACTGTAA